From Methylopila sp. M107, a single genomic window includes:
- a CDS encoding primosomal protein N', producing MPAPAVEVLLPVALDRTLTYAVPPGLAVAPGDVVVVPLGARASLGVVWDGTPEPLDPSKLKAIQAVASAAPLQAPMRRFVDWVADYTLAPKGQVLRMALRGIGEEGPPRPKFGLRATGSRPARMTPAREKALAAASDGEPRPKPRLAEAAGVSASVLDGLVAEGALEIVELPAPPQPAGPDPTLPGPALTPHQQHAAEALRRAVDARAFRVVLLDGVTGSGKTEVYCEAVAEVLRQGRQALVMAPEIALTVPFLDRFAKRFGARPAVWHASVGETGRAAVRRGVADGSVKAVVAARSGLFLPFADLGLIVIDEEHDGAYKQEDGVFYNARDMAVVRARLEGAPVVLASATPSLETRVNAERGRYARLELPARFGERAMPQIAAIDMRREGPPRGEWLAPRMVRAVRETLEAGEQALLFLNRRGYAPLTLCRRCGHRMKCPNCSAWLVEHRFRASLVCHHCGHSGPTPRNCPACAAEDALVALGPGVERIRDEAAERFPNARVSILSSDIMGGGEKLAAELDMIEKGQIDIVIGTQMVTKGHHFPNLTFVGAVDADFALGAADPRAGERTFQTLQQVTGRAGRGDRPGRALLQSFDPDHPALRALVAADREGFYAVEAKAREAATMPPYGRLAAVIVSGPARDQVEAHGRALARAAPKVEGVRVLGPAEAPLAMVRGRHRMRLLAQSGRGVDLSGYMRDWLAAAPGPGGGVKVAVDIDPQSFV from the coding sequence ATGCCCGCTCCCGCCGTCGAGGTGCTGCTTCCCGTGGCGCTCGACCGTACCCTGACCTACGCGGTTCCGCCCGGGCTCGCCGTCGCGCCCGGCGACGTCGTGGTCGTGCCGCTCGGCGCCCGCGCGAGCCTCGGCGTCGTGTGGGACGGGACGCCCGAGCCGCTCGACCCCTCGAAGCTCAAGGCTATCCAGGCGGTCGCGTCCGCGGCGCCGCTTCAGGCGCCGATGCGGCGCTTCGTCGACTGGGTCGCGGACTACACGCTCGCGCCGAAGGGCCAGGTGCTGCGCATGGCGTTGCGGGGGATCGGCGAGGAGGGGCCGCCGAGGCCGAAATTCGGCCTGCGCGCGACCGGATCGCGTCCCGCCCGCATGACGCCGGCGCGCGAAAAGGCGCTTGCGGCGGCGAGCGACGGCGAGCCCCGGCCGAAGCCGCGCCTGGCGGAGGCGGCCGGCGTGTCGGCGTCGGTGCTCGACGGGCTCGTCGCCGAGGGCGCGCTCGAGATCGTCGAGCTGCCGGCGCCGCCGCAGCCTGCGGGTCCCGACCCGACGCTGCCGGGCCCGGCGCTCACCCCGCACCAGCAACACGCCGCCGAGGCGCTGCGGCGCGCGGTCGACGCGCGCGCGTTCCGCGTCGTTCTGCTCGACGGCGTCACCGGCTCGGGCAAGACCGAGGTCTATTGCGAGGCTGTCGCGGAAGTTCTGCGGCAGGGCCGGCAGGCGCTGGTCATGGCGCCCGAGATCGCGTTGACGGTGCCGTTCCTCGACCGCTTCGCCAAACGCTTCGGCGCGCGGCCCGCCGTCTGGCACGCGAGCGTCGGCGAGACCGGCCGCGCCGCGGTGCGCCGCGGCGTCGCGGACGGCTCGGTCAAGGCCGTGGTGGCGGCGCGGTCGGGCCTGTTCCTGCCCTTCGCGGATCTCGGCCTCATCGTGATCGACGAGGAGCATGACGGCGCCTACAAGCAGGAGGACGGCGTCTTCTACAACGCCCGCGACATGGCGGTGGTCCGGGCCCGGCTCGAGGGCGCGCCGGTGGTGCTCGCCTCCGCCACGCCCTCGCTCGAAACCCGCGTCAACGCCGAGCGCGGCCGCTACGCCAGGCTCGAACTGCCGGCGCGGTTCGGCGAGCGCGCGATGCCGCAGATCGCCGCGATCGACATGCGCCGCGAAGGCCCGCCGCGCGGCGAATGGCTCGCGCCCCGCATGGTGCGGGCGGTGCGCGAGACGCTCGAGGCCGGCGAGCAGGCGCTGCTGTTCCTGAACCGCCGCGGCTATGCGCCGCTGACGCTCTGCCGGCGCTGCGGCCACCGGATGAAATGCCCAAACTGTTCCGCCTGGCTGGTCGAGCACCGGTTCCGGGCGAGCCTCGTCTGCCACCATTGCGGCCACTCCGGCCCGACCCCGAGAAACTGCCCCGCCTGCGCGGCCGAAGACGCGCTGGTCGCGCTCGGACCCGGCGTCGAGCGCATCCGAGACGAGGCGGCGGAGCGGTTTCCGAACGCGCGGGTCTCGATCCTGTCGAGCGACATCATGGGCGGCGGCGAGAAGCTCGCGGCCGAACTCGACATGATCGAGAAGGGCCAGATCGACATCGTGATCGGCACCCAGATGGTGACCAAGGGCCACCACTTTCCGAACCTCACCTTCGTCGGCGCCGTCGACGCCGATTTCGCGCTCGGCGCAGCCGACCCGCGGGCGGGCGAGCGCACCTTCCAGACGCTGCAGCAGGTGACCGGACGCGCCGGGCGCGGCGACCGGCCGGGGAGGGCGCTGCTGCAGAGTTTTGATCCCGACCACCCGGCGCTCCGCGCGCTGGTCGCGGCCGATCGCGAGGGGTTTTACGCCGTCGAGGCGAAGGCGCGGGAGGCGGCGACGATGCCGCCTTACGGGCGGCTCGCGGCCGTCATCGTCTCAGGCCCGGCGCGCGACCAGGTCGAGGCGCACGGCCGGGCGCTCGCCCGCGCGGCGCCGAAGGTCGAGGGGGTCAGGGTGCTCGGACCCGCCGAAGCGCCGCTCGCGATGGTGCGGGGCCGCCACCGGATGCGGCTGCTTGCGCAGTCGGGCCGTGGCGTCGACCTCAGCGGCTACATGCGCGACTGGCTCGCCGCGGCCCCCGGGCCGGGCGGCGGGGTGAAGGTCGCGGTCGACATCGACCCGCAGAGCTTTGTCTGA
- a CDS encoding reprolysin-like metallopeptidase, whose amino-acid sequence MTFVFANPRAVAAALACLAATLFSAPAPADAQGVDLFRAVTPAEQGAAQDARPERAAKRSRLVALNVDALAPAGAAADAFKAPELKITLFPGVTAKVRRTDSEDAGDGSVVWNGEGDEDSATLVVDKGRITGLVTHKGKSYRITPAGDRAQRITEVDAAQIPPDGPLRPAPSRPQTKKSDAAPAADAAKSQIRVLVAYTQQAASSSSNIAADAKLGVALANKGYKASGVKIKLKLSSAIQVTGFSDSRGFDAALDEVTAGTGAFAGVAARRASDKADLVVLLIRNADYCGLGWYVENPSADYADLGFSVVAGDCITYHSVAHEIGHNMGLDHDRYVTDPAPNSEYNFGFVNVKKKKRDIMSYNNKCIDKGVDCARVNQFSNPKSQVSGQPFGVAAGKKGAADATRRLNETRAAIAAYR is encoded by the coding sequence GTGACGTTTGTTTTCGCCAATCCGCGAGCCGTCGCCGCGGCCCTCGCCTGCCTCGCAGCCACGCTTTTCTCGGCGCCCGCGCCGGCGGACGCACAAGGCGTCGACCTGTTCCGCGCGGTGACGCCCGCCGAACAGGGCGCGGCGCAGGACGCGCGGCCCGAACGCGCCGCGAAGCGGAGCCGCCTCGTCGCGCTCAACGTCGACGCGCTCGCGCCGGCCGGCGCAGCGGCGGACGCGTTCAAGGCGCCCGAGCTCAAGATCACGCTGTTTCCCGGCGTCACCGCGAAGGTCCGGCGCACCGATTCCGAAGACGCCGGCGACGGCAGCGTGGTGTGGAACGGCGAGGGCGACGAGGACTCGGCGACGCTCGTCGTCGACAAGGGCCGGATCACCGGCCTCGTGACGCACAAGGGCAAGAGCTACCGGATCACGCCCGCCGGCGATCGCGCGCAGCGGATCACCGAGGTCGACGCCGCGCAGATCCCGCCGGACGGTCCGCTGCGCCCCGCCCCGTCGCGCCCCCAGACCAAGAAGAGCGACGCGGCGCCGGCGGCCGACGCCGCCAAGTCGCAGATCCGCGTGCTGGTCGCCTACACCCAGCAGGCGGCGAGCAGCTCGTCGAACATCGCCGCCGACGCCAAGCTCGGCGTCGCGCTCGCCAACAAGGGCTACAAAGCGAGCGGCGTGAAGATCAAGCTGAAGCTGTCAAGCGCGATCCAGGTGACGGGCTTCTCGGATTCGCGCGGCTTCGACGCCGCGCTCGACGAAGTGACGGCCGGGACCGGCGCGTTCGCCGGGGTCGCGGCGCGGCGCGCGAGCGACAAGGCCGACCTCGTCGTGCTGCTGATCAGGAACGCCGACTATTGCGGCCTCGGCTGGTATGTCGAGAACCCGAGCGCGGACTACGCCGACCTGGGCTTCTCGGTCGTTGCGGGCGACTGCATCACCTATCATTCGGTCGCCCACGAGATCGGCCACAATATGGGGCTCGACCACGACCGCTACGTCACGGATCCGGCGCCGAACTCCGAGTACAATTTCGGCTTCGTGAACGTGAAGAAGAAGAAGCGGGACATCATGTCCTACAACAACAAGTGCATCGACAAGGGCGTCGACTGCGCCCGCGTCAACCAGTTCTCCAATCCGAAGTCGCAGGTGTCCGGCCAGCCGTTCGGCGTCGCCGCCGGCAAGAAGGGCGCAGCGGACGCGACGCGACGGCTGAACGAGACCCGCGCCGCGATCGCCGCCTATCGCTGA
- a CDS encoding zinc-dependent metalloprotease family protein — protein sequence MRRLPFTRLATASLAFALVATGFAGRAAADPIDLFATPTAAQRSAADAAPADASEARVALAALNTAALGDRPAAAKELRIKLFSGVVATFKRDRVEAASRGGEIWFGSANAEDKATLLFDAKGALTGQVALGDKIFSLAPAGGRLQKISETAIDKLPNFGPIRPAPVSSKDVSPDKAAGAGKKAAAKTKDTVVNALFVYSELAKATSPDIIAELDLAVAQANVAFKEAGIRIRPIGMIGVDGFSETASTWEQTLDDITANRGVFSGVRKTRNATKADLVVMIRQPVDADPYCGLAWYVRNPNYFTSTHGFSVVGRGGCLSIHALPHELGHNFGLHHDRHVIEPQPPTDYQFGYVNLTKRVEDIMSYPNACTEKGFSCKRWNGFSDPTQLVRKRPFGVGAGNRDAADAVRRLRETGVCIADYR from the coding sequence ATGCGTCGACTTCCGTTCACGCGACTCGCGACCGCGAGCCTCGCCTTCGCGCTTGTGGCGACGGGATTCGCCGGGCGCGCCGCCGCGGATCCGATCGATCTGTTCGCGACGCCCACCGCCGCGCAGCGGTCCGCCGCCGACGCCGCGCCGGCCGACGCCTCGGAGGCGCGGGTCGCGCTCGCCGCGCTCAACACCGCGGCGCTCGGCGACCGCCCGGCGGCGGCGAAGGAGCTCCGCATCAAGCTGTTTTCCGGCGTCGTGGCGACCTTCAAGCGGGACCGCGTCGAGGCCGCCTCGCGCGGCGGCGAGATCTGGTTCGGCTCCGCCAACGCGGAAGACAAGGCCACGCTGCTGTTCGACGCCAAGGGCGCGCTGACGGGCCAGGTCGCTCTCGGCGACAAGATCTTCAGCCTCGCGCCGGCCGGCGGAAGGCTCCAGAAGATCAGCGAGACGGCGATCGACAAGCTCCCGAACTTCGGGCCGATCCGGCCGGCGCCGGTCTCGAGCAAGGACGTTTCGCCCGACAAGGCGGCCGGGGCAGGCAAGAAGGCCGCGGCGAAGACCAAGGACACCGTCGTCAACGCGCTGTTCGTCTATTCCGAGCTCGCCAAGGCCACGTCGCCCGACATCATCGCCGAGCTCGATCTCGCGGTCGCGCAGGCGAACGTCGCCTTCAAGGAGGCGGGCATCCGCATCAGGCCCATCGGTATGATCGGGGTCGACGGCTTCTCCGAGACCGCGTCGACCTGGGAGCAGACGCTCGACGACATCACCGCCAACCGTGGCGTGTTCTCGGGCGTCCGCAAGACCCGCAACGCCACCAAGGCCGATCTCGTGGTCATGATCCGCCAGCCCGTCGACGCTGACCCCTATTGCGGCCTCGCCTGGTATGTCCGCAACCCGAACTACTTCACGTCGACCCACGGCTTTTCGGTCGTCGGCCGCGGCGGCTGCCTGAGCATCCACGCCTTGCCGCACGAGCTCGGCCACAATTTCGGCCTTCATCACGACCGGCACGTCATCGAGCCGCAGCCGCCGACCGACTACCAGTTCGGCTACGTCAACCTGACGAAGCGTGTCGAGGACATCATGTCCTACCCGAACGCCTGCACCGAGAAGGGCTTCAGCTGCAAGCGCTGGAACGGCTTCTCGGACCCGACGCAGCTCGTCCGCAAGCGGCCGTTCGGGGTCGGCGCCGGCAATCGGGACGCGGCCGACGCTGTGCGGCGCCTGAGGGAAACGGGCGTCTGCATCGCCGATTACCGTTGA
- a CDS encoding F0F1 ATP synthase subunit delta translates to MAGKDTIVSGMAGRYATALFDLAKEQNSVDAVAGDLDTLSRALAESEDLRRLIKSPVFSAEEQTKAITAVLGKLGVGALTTNFVRLVAGNRRLFAIESMIKGFHALVAADKGVTTAQVTVAEELSPARREELAAALKDITGKTVDFDVKVDPKILGGLIVRLGSRMVDASLKTKLNSIKLAMKEVG, encoded by the coding sequence GTGGCAGGTAAAGACACGATCGTGTCCGGAATGGCGGGTCGCTACGCGACCGCCTTGTTCGATCTCGCCAAGGAACAGAATTCCGTCGATGCGGTCGCTGGCGACCTCGACACGCTGTCCAGGGCGCTCGCGGAAAGCGAAGACCTCCGGCGGCTCATCAAGAGCCCGGTGTTCTCCGCCGAGGAGCAGACCAAGGCGATCACGGCGGTTCTCGGCAAGCTCGGGGTCGGCGCGCTGACCACCAATTTCGTGCGGCTCGTCGCCGGCAATCGCCGGCTGTTCGCCATCGAGAGCATGATCAAGGGTTTCCATGCGCTGGTCGCCGCCGACAAGGGCGTGACGACCGCGCAGGTGACCGTCGCCGAAGAGCTTTCGCCCGCACGGCGCGAAGAGCTCGCCGCGGCGCTGAAGGACATCACCGGCAAGACGGTGGATTTCGACGTCAAGGTCGATCCCAAGATTCTGGGCGGGCTCATCGTGCGGCTTGGAAGCCGCATGGTCGACGCCTCGCTGAAGACCAAGCTCAACTCCATTAAACTCGCGATGAAAGAGGTCGGCTGA
- the atpA gene encoding F0F1 ATP synthase subunit alpha → MDIKAAEITSILKDQIKNFGQEAEVSEVGQVLSIGDGIARVYGLDNVQYGEMVEFKDGIRGMALNLETDNVGVVVFGSDRGVAEGDTVKRTGAIVDVPVGKGLLGRVVDALGNPIDGKGPIEFTERRRVDVKAPGIIPRKSVHEPMQTGIKSIDALIPIGRGQRELIIGDRQTGKTTIALDTILNQKSINSGDDEGAKLYCVYVAVGQKRSTVAQFVKILEENGALEYSIIIAATASDPAPMQFLAPFAGCAMGEYFRDNGMHALMVYDDLSKQAVAYRQMSLLLRRPPGREAYPGDVFYLHSRLLERAAKLNDENGNGSLTALPVIETQANDVSAYIPTNVISITDGQIFLESDLFYQGVRPAVNVGLSVSRVGSSAQIKAMKQVAGKIKGELAQYREMAAFAQFGSDLDASTQRLLNRGARLTELLKQPAFSPLRVEEQVVVIYAGTNGYLDKLPVGKIRKYEAELLEHLNSSEKGLLDTIRKDKALKDETIAKVKSVLDSFSKSFGDGE, encoded by the coding sequence ATGGACATTAAGGCCGCCGAGATCACCTCGATCCTCAAGGATCAGATCAAGAACTTCGGTCAGGAGGCGGAAGTCTCCGAAGTCGGGCAGGTGCTGTCGATCGGCGACGGCATCGCGCGCGTCTACGGCCTCGACAACGTCCAGTACGGCGAGATGGTCGAGTTCAAGGACGGCATTCGCGGCATGGCGCTGAACCTCGAGACCGACAATGTCGGCGTCGTGGTGTTCGGCTCCGACCGTGGCGTCGCCGAAGGCGACACCGTCAAGCGCACCGGCGCGATCGTGGACGTCCCCGTCGGCAAGGGCCTGCTCGGCCGCGTCGTCGACGCCCTCGGCAACCCGATCGACGGCAAGGGTCCGATCGAGTTCACCGAGCGCCGCCGCGTCGACGTTAAGGCGCCGGGCATCATCCCGCGCAAGTCCGTCCACGAGCCGATGCAGACCGGCATCAAGTCGATCGACGCGCTGATCCCGATCGGCCGTGGTCAGCGCGAGCTGATCATCGGCGACCGCCAGACCGGCAAGACCACGATCGCGCTCGACACCATCCTGAACCAGAAGTCGATCAACTCCGGCGACGACGAGGGCGCCAAGCTCTACTGCGTCTACGTCGCGGTCGGCCAGAAGCGTTCCACCGTCGCGCAGTTCGTGAAAATCCTCGAAGAGAACGGCGCGCTCGAATATTCGATCATCATCGCGGCGACCGCCTCGGATCCCGCCCCGATGCAGTTCCTGGCGCCCTTCGCCGGCTGCGCCATGGGCGAATATTTCCGCGACAACGGCATGCACGCGCTGATGGTCTATGACGATCTGTCGAAGCAGGCCGTCGCCTATCGCCAGATGTCACTGCTGCTGCGCCGCCCGCCGGGCCGCGAAGCGTATCCGGGCGACGTGTTCTACCTGCACTCGCGCCTGCTCGAGCGCGCCGCCAAGCTCAACGACGAGAACGGCAACGGCTCGCTCACCGCGCTGCCCGTGATCGAGACCCAGGCGAACGACGTCTCGGCCTACATCCCGACCAACGTGATCTCGATCACCGACGGCCAGATCTTCCTGGAGTCCGACCTGTTCTACCAGGGCGTCCGCCCGGCCGTGAACGTCGGCCTCTCGGTGTCGCGCGTCGGCTCCTCGGCGCAGATCAAGGCGATGAAGCAGGTCGCCGGCAAGATCAAGGGCGAGCTCGCGCAGTACCGCGAAATGGCGGCCTTCGCGCAGTTCGGCTCCGACCTCGACGCCTCGACCCAGCGCCTGCTGAACCGCGGCGCCCGCCTTACCGAACTTCTCAAGCAGCCGGCGTTCTCGCCGCTGCGCGTCGAGGAGCAGGTCGTCGTGATCTACGCCGGCACCAACGGCTATCTCGACAAGCTTCCGGTCGGAAAGATCCGCAAATACGAGGCCGAGCTGCTCGAGCACCTCAACTCGAGCGAGAAGGGCCTGCTCGACACCATCCGCAAGGACAAGGCGCTCAAGGACGAGACCATCGCGAAGGTGAAGAGCGTGCTCGACAGCTTCTCGAAGTCGTTCGGCGACGGCGAGTGA
- a CDS encoding F0F1 ATP synthase subunit gamma — MASLKDLRNRIASVKATQKITKAMQMVAAAKLRRAEQAAAASSPYAERMERVLSNLAAGMKGSPLAPRLLAGTGSDKRHLLVVITADRGLCGGFNSSISRLARDHARRLLAEGKEVTFLCVGRKGADILKRQFPGKIDDVITLRDVKRVGFTEAQNIAERIFDLYNEDKFDVATMFFSKFKSVVSQIPTAQQIVPAEIPEGDETKDELQGAVYEYEPSEEEILDELLPRNVAIQLLKALLQNAASEQGARMSAMDNATRNAGDMIKKLSLEYNRTRQAQITKELIEIISGAEAL, encoded by the coding sequence ATGGCGAGTCTCAAGGACCTCAGGAACCGCATCGCCTCGGTCAAGGCGACGCAGAAGATCACCAAGGCCATGCAGATGGTGGCCGCGGCGAAGCTGCGTCGCGCCGAGCAGGCGGCGGCGGCGTCGAGCCCCTATGCGGAACGCATGGAGCGCGTGCTGTCGAACCTCGCCGCCGGCATGAAGGGCTCGCCGCTCGCGCCGCGCCTGCTCGCCGGAACGGGATCGGACAAGCGCCATTTGCTCGTGGTGATCACGGCCGACCGCGGTCTCTGCGGCGGCTTCAACTCCTCGATCTCGCGGCTCGCGCGCGACCATGCCCGCAGGCTTCTGGCCGAAGGCAAGGAGGTCACGTTCCTCTGCGTCGGACGCAAGGGCGCGGACATTCTGAAGCGCCAGTTCCCGGGCAAGATCGACGACGTCATCACGCTGCGCGACGTCAAGCGCGTCGGCTTCACCGAGGCGCAGAACATCGCCGAGCGGATCTTCGACCTCTACAACGAGGACAAGTTCGACGTCGCGACGATGTTCTTCTCGAAGTTCAAGTCGGTCGTCAGCCAGATCCCGACCGCGCAGCAGATCGTGCCGGCCGAAATCCCCGAGGGCGACGAGACCAAGGACGAGCTGCAGGGCGCGGTCTACGAGTACGAGCCGTCCGAGGAGGAGATCCTCGACGAGCTGCTGCCCCGCAACGTCGCCATCCAGCTTCTGAAAGCGCTTCTTCAGAACGCCGCCTCCGAGCAGGGCGCGCGCATGTCCGCGATGGACAACGCGACCCGCAACGCCGGCGACATGATCAAGAAGCTTTCGCTCGAATATAACCGCACACGCCAGGCGCAGATCACCAAGGAGCTGATCGAGATCATCTCCGGCGCCGAAGCGCTCTGA